The window CATCCCAACGATCACAAACGTCAAAGAACTTTTGTCTACAGCCATCCAATCCTTCGAAACAGAAAGGTGCTGCCTCCAACAACAGCCGTTGCGCCAGTAAATGCTATCAGCGTTCCATATCCGCTGCCATACCCGCCGGcggcttggccttgccaTGGCATTCCCTTGAGCAGCGCCTCACTTAATGGCCCTGAGACGACATTGCCAATGCCACGCCCAGCAGACAGCCAACCGACCACCATGAGAGGGTCATAGGTGGAACGGCTCCCGCTGTTCTCTTCCCTAGATCCGCTGCCTAATGACATGAGATGGGACATGATTCCAGGCCATGAAGACGTATAACATCCCGCAAACATGCCATAAACGAAGCAAAATACGTAAAGAGAGGCCATGTTACTGCCTAGTCCCCAAAGGAAAAAGGTACCAATCGCGGTGCCGACGGTCGCTATTCCAAGACACGTCGTCACATGCAGACGATCAATCAAGGTACCCATGGCGACACATCCTATAACAGAACCGACATTCAAGACCAAGAGTGTCAAAGCCGACGGGAAATCACCAGCATCGAGGTACACCCGCGCGTATGTTGGCAGATAGATACCCGGAAGGAAGTATCCAACTCCTTGCACAATGTTTGTGAGCTGATACATGCCAAAAGACCGGTTTGCCAGGAACTTCAGGTTAAACGGCCTGTAGTGAGCCGTGGCAGAAAAGGGTAGTCGCGGCTTAATGAACCATACCAATGGCGCGGACAAGACGAACATGGCGAGAGCCCAGATCCGCAATGTGGTTCTGAATCCGTACTTGTTGAGGAAGAactcgagaagaagaggaataGTAAAACCACCGAGGCCCGTTCCAGACCACATTACGCCGTCGACAATGAAGTTAGCGGAATGCTGAATAGTTATAAGGGTTGCAAATACATACAAGCGAACCCCTTACGCTTGACGAACCATTCGTCCATGTATAGCATGCAGGGACAGTAGCAGATGGAGCCACCGATGGCATAGAGGACTCCCTGGGTCAAGATGAGGTGCGTAACATTTTgcgaaaaggaagagatggcgaGAGCAAGGCAGAGGAATAAGAGGCCGGCGACAGGCGCATAACGGGTTGGCTTTGGGTATATGCGCTGGACAGCCATGATGATTGGAATATCGAGATACATGATACCCTATTTGATACAAATAACCGTTAGCATTTACCTTGCTAATTGTTCGCTCGTGCAAGTAAACAATTACCATTGCAGTTGTGCCAATTACGGCAGTTTTAGATGACCCAGCAAACGGCTCATGTGTGCGATAGTAATCCTGAAAAACACCAAACGAAAATGGAAAGCCTATCAATTCTATTTAGCGACAATCTTTCAGCACACCAAGAGACAATCCGTCCTCACTCACCCCATACCAACGCTTCCAGGACGAAGCAAGCGGCTAAGAAACCCCATGCATCCTTTCCCCTGTCAACAGGCGGTAGGGAGAATTCTGCTGCGCCGGTGGGAggattctcatcatctccagaaATAATTGCCCGGTCCGAATTGTAATTGCTCTCAGAAGGCCCTTGATCTGGGACATGAGCCGTCTCTGCGGATAGAGTGTTTGGCGGGGCTTTCTTTAGTTCGATGGATGACGCTTCTGCTGCCATGGCCCCAGGCTAGACACGCTCAATTGCTTATAAAACGCGGCAGTTTACGGGTGATTCTGGCACTCAATTAGATGGAGTAATTGGATCAAGTTGATACCAGAAGATGGAATCTCGAAACTCGGGGACATTGGGCATTATAGCCGCTCCCAATGAGCTGGTGGCGTTGATAACGTTTGCTCCATCAAAcaacatccatctcatccatctgcGCCCTACATGTCAAAAACTCACTTGCCGTGGTGGGGTCTACGGAATGTCCACGAATGAAGGCCTCgtgtggaagaagctgactCCACTATCCCCAGCCAGCGCAGAACTCAATCCGTTTCTCCAGATGCTTCCATCGATTGTATGGAGATTTTTGCATTGTCACTGCTGTGAATAAACGCACACTGAACCCACTCGATGCCAAGATTAACACGTAAATACCGTACAAGACAATTTGAGTTGcggatgttgatgacgatCTGAACTAGAATATTGCTTTCCCGGACCTAGCGGGTAcagtgctgatgctgatgccgatTCTATGTGCCCTAACTGTGGTTCGATCTCAACTCAATAAGTCATATTTTGGCAATATTACGGAATAACTTTCTCTTAAATGTTAAATGTATTGTCGGCATCTTATAGGTGATTAGAGGATTGCTTAGAGATCCAAATACGGTGCCAGCCTACATTATTTTTTTGAGAAGCAGTTCTGTCATACAACACTTACCTAGGGTAGAAGAAAGATGCAGTATACAGGCCCATGTGCTCAGGTAAGCTCCGTATCACCAGCTGCGAGTGGACGACAGATTAGTTATTGAATGATACAATACATACATCAAATAACTCAAACATTCCACTTAACACACAAAGATTGCCATCAATTCTtgaaggaaagagaagaaagaaaaccgTTTCGCACAATAAATTTAATCATCTACTTCCTTATTTTCATTAAACACCATCTTAGCTAGTCTTGACCTATGTACAATTTATCTTGGTCATTGAAGATATACATTTAAACTTGACCAATATTCATCCGCGTATAGCGGCAAATTATGGCTTAAAGTTGACAGAAAGGAATGAAATAACCTCTTTCGAGACGTCAACCTTTGAAACCGGGGGCCATGCGTGGCTCCCTCCATCAATCTTAATGTGTCGCAGCAAGCTGTCAATGCCCGCACACTTCCACCTAGTATCGTGAACACCAGAGTTGAGATCAGTAGTAGCCGAAGTGGTGCACTGGTTGCGGGAAGCCCATCGCGAGAGCCAGTCGGGAATAGAAGGGAGAGGTCCACCACGTCCAGGACCGGTAGGGTTGTATGGAATCGTGGTGTCGCCAGTTCCGTGAGTCTCAAACATGGGCAAAGGCGAGCGAGCCGGGTGGCAGTTGTCGTTCCCGGTGACATCGGTGTACATGGCGCCTGAGACGGGAGCAAAGGCTGCAAACTGGCCGCCGTGGTCAGGGCTGCAAGCAAGAGTGTTGACAAAGCCACCGCCGTTGGAGTGGCCAGTGGCGTACACGCGGGCCTCGTCAACACAGTAGTTGTCCTTGATCCGGTTGACGAGATCGGTCGTGAACACCTTGTCACTGACACCAGGGGTTGCGTAGGTTGGTCCTTGCCAGTTTCCCTGTAGTCTAATTAGAATAATCTAGTAATTATCGAATTCAAGATATGATAGACTAACATTGATGCCTTGCGGATACACGACAATCATGTTGGAGTTGACGGATGGGTCAGAGAATCGGGTGGTCTTCTCAAAGTTTGTCATGTTGTCACCCGAGCCGTGGTAGGCGATGATCAGAGGCTTGGGGGAGCCTGGCTTGTAGTTTGCAGGAAGATGGATCAGGTAGGTTCGAGTTCCGCCACTGCTTTCGAAGCTATACTGGTGTGTTTGACCAGCCCAGTC of the Trichoderma breve strain T069 chromosome 4, whole genome shotgun sequence genome contains:
- a CDS encoding esterase PHB depolymerase domain-containing protein, which translates into the protein MLFSSVQAIVAVAGLVGSAHGAAIGVEKRASAGCSRTHDWAGQTHQYSFESSGGTRTYLIHLPANYKPGSPKPLIIAYHGSGDNMTNFEKTTRFSDPSVNSNMIVVYPQGINGNWQGPTYATPGVSDKVFTTDLVNRIKDNYCVDEARVYATGHSNGGGFVNTLACSPDHGGQFAAFAPVSGAMYTDVTGNDNCHPARSPLPMFETHGTGDTTIPYNPTGPGRGGPLPSIPDWLSRWASRNQCTTSATTDLNSGVHDTRWKCAGIDSLLRHIKIDGGSHAWPPVSKVDVSKEVISFLSVNFKP